The Euphorbia lathyris chromosome 2, ddEupLath1.1, whole genome shotgun sequence genome includes a window with the following:
- the LOC136219653 gene encoding 2-methyl-6-phytyl-1,4-hydroquinone methyltransferase, chloroplastic-like, whose protein sequence is MAASLLNGADNLKFISSSGITPTKLCFRGSNLVSFHGNNQIRYRILASRIRCSATSSSRPASQPRFIQHKKEAFWFYRFLSIVYDHIINPGHWTEDMRDEALEPADLNDRKLTVVDVGGGTGFTTLGIVKHVDAKNVTILDQSPHQLAKAKQKEPLKECKIIEGDAEDLPFPTDYADRYVSAGSIEYWPDPQRGIREAYRVLKIGGKACLIGPVHPTFWLSRFFADVWMLFPKEEEYIEWFEKAGFKDVKLKRIGPKWYRGVRRHGLIMGCSVTGVKPFSGDSPLELAPKAEDVNKPVNPIVFLARFLLGMMAATYYVLVPIYMWIKDQIVPKGMPI, encoded by the exons ATGGCTGCTTCATTGCTCAATGGAGCTGACAATCTTAAATTCATTAGCTCCAGTGGCATAACCCCAACAAAGCTATGCTTTAGAGGATCAAATTTAGTATCTTTTCATGGTAATAATCAAATTAGGTATAGAATTTTAGCATCCAGAATCAGATGCAGTGCAACATCCTCTTCAAGGCCTGCTTCACAGCCTAGATTCATACAACACAAGAAAGAAGCATTTTGGTTTTATAGGTTTCTGTCTATTGTTTATGATCACATAATAAACCCTGGCCACTGGACTGAGGATATGAGAGATGAGGCACTTGAACCGGCTGATCTTAATGATAGGAAATTGACTGTTGTTGATGTTGGTGGTGGAACTGGGTTTACTACTTTGGGTATTGTTAAGCATGTGGATGCCAAAAATGTCACTATTCTTGATCAGTCGCCTCATCAGCTTGCTAAGGCTAAGCAGAAGGAGCCCTTGAAGGAATGCAAGATAATTGAAGGAGATGCAGAAGATCTTCCTTTTCCTACTGATTATGCAGATAGATATGTTTCTGCTGGGAG CATTGAGTACTGGCCGGATCCCCAGCGAGGCATCAGGGAAGCATACAGGGTACTGAAAATCGGAGGAAAAGCTTGTCTAATAGGTCCTGTGCACCCAACATTTTGGTTGTCTCGGTTTTTTGCGGATGTGTGGATGCTTTTTCCTAAGGAGGAAGAGTACATTGAATGGTTTGAAAAGGCTGGGTTTAAGGATGTCAAGTTGAAAAGAATTGGTCCCAAATGGTATCGTGGTGTTCGCCGGCATGGTTTGATTATGGGTTGCTCTGTGACTGGAGTTAAGCCATTTTCTGGAGATTCACCCTTGGAG CTGGCTCCAAAGGCAGAGGATGTGAATAAGCCTGTAAATCCAATAGTTTTCCTGGCGCGGTTCCTTCTGGGTATGATGGCAGCCACATACTATGTGTTAGTTCCCATCTACATGTGGATCAAGGATCAAATTGTTCCTAAGGGCATGCCTATTTGA